CACGCGGGAACGGCGACCGCGAGCCCGGCGACCGTGAGCGTGGCGACCTGGAAGACGGCGACCACGTGACGGCGACCGATCGAGTGTGCACGGTCGCCCTTCGCACGGTCGCCGTCGCACGGTCGCCGTCTCAAGGTCGCCGTCTCAGGGTCGCACGAACGCCGTATCGCCGCGTCGCTCGATCGACGCGCCTAACGCGAGCGCCACCACCCGCAGCACCTCGTCCGCCGGCTCGCCGTGGAACGCCGCCGTGAGGTGCCGTTCGGCGAGCGACGCGGCGAGCGACGGGTCGGCCGGCCGCAGCTCCACGCCGTACCACCGCCGCAGCTCCGCCGCCACCTCGGGGAACGGCGTGTCCCGGAACGCGAGCTGCCCGCGCGTCCACGACAGGTCCTGCTCCGTCACGACGTCGGTCGCGACGACGGGCGAGCGTCCCGGCACCACCACGCCGCGCGCGTGCGCCCGCACCAGCACGCCCGCCGTGTCGGCCGTCGCCGCGCGCAGCATCACCACGCCGTCCGTGACGGCCACCGTCACGCGCCCGTCGCTGCCGTCGCGCACCACGAACGCCGTGCCGACGTCGTGCACGCTCGCCGCGCCGGTGCGCACCACGAACGGCGCCCGCGCGTCGTGCCTGACGGTGAAGTAGGCCTCGCCGCGCAGCCGCACCTCGCGCCGCGCCGCGCCGAAATCGCTCGCCACGTCGAGCGTGCTCCCGGGGCCGAGCAGCACGCGGCTGCCGTCGGGGAGGCGCAGCGAGTCGCGCACGCCCACCGCGGTGGCGAACGTGCGCCCGGCGACGTCCTCGGTCGCCGCGCGCCCGCGCAGCGCGCGCCACCCCGCCACGCCGCCTGCCACGAGCAGCAGCGCCGCCGCGGCGCGCGCCGCGACCGGCCACGCCCGCGGTCGCGGGCGGAGCGGGAACACGTCCGCCGGCGTGCGCGTGGCCTCCTCGGCGCGGCGCGCCTTCACCCGGCGGAGCGCGGCCTCGACGTCGAGATCCGGCGGTGCCGCGAACGCGAGCCGGTCGAGCGTGCGGTCGAGCGCGTCGACCGCGGCCGCGTCGTCGGGGTGCTCGCCGCGCCAGGTCCGCGCCGTCGACGCCGATGCCGGGTCCGCCTCGCCGGCGAGGTCGCGGGCGATCGCCTCCCATCCCGGATCGCCCGGCTCGTTCGACTCGTCGGGCGGGAGGTCGGCGCCTGGCTGATGATCCATGACCCTTGTTGACACCCTGGTTGCCGGCTACCCCTACGGCGGCCGGCGGGCTGCGCGAGCAGACTGGCGCAACGGTTCGGCGCGGTCAAGCGTGTGCGGACGTGCGCCAGCGTGCGCGGCACGTCCTCCGCGTCTCCTCGCACCCCTCGTTCCGCATTCCGCCCGACCACCGCGCACCCACGTGACGGACGACCGAGCGACCGCCACCCGCGGCGAGGCCGAGCGCGCGCTGTTCGCCCGACTGGCCACCGGCGACGAGGAGGCGTTCGACGCGATCTTCCGCGCCTGGTATCCGCCGCTCGTGCGCATCGCCGAAGGCATCGTCCGCGAGCGCGCCGTGGCCGAGGAGGTCGTGCAGGACGTGCTGCTCGAGGTGTGGCGCCGCCGCGAGTCGCTCGGCAAGGAGGAGAGCCCGCGCGCGTATCTCATCCGCGCCGCGCGCAATCGGGCGCTGAACCACGTCCGCCACCTCCGCGTCCAGCAGAAGAGCGCGCCCTACATCGGCGGCCGCGATGCCGACGCGCCCGAAGGCATGTCCCGCCTCGTGGAGGCCGAACTGGACTCGGCGGTGCGCGACGCCGTCGCCGGACTGCCGCCACGCTGTCGCGAAGTGTTCGAGCTCAGTCGCGTGCACGGCCTGTCGTACGCCGAGATCGCGCGGTCGCTCGAGATCTCGGTGAAGACCGTCGAGGCGCAGATGGGCAAGGCGCTGCGGGTGCTGCGGGAACGGCTCGCCCCGTGGCTGCCGGGGGGCGACCGGGCCAGCGCACGCGACGGCTGACGCGGACGTAGGGGTGATCGCATGGCTCCGTGTCCTCTCGCTGTGGACCGGCGCGGGCCCGAGCGAAGTCGGGCGCCGGCCGGGTCGGCTCAACCCCGGAGACGAAACCAGCCCATGAACCGCACCACTTCGCGCGCCGTGGCCGGCGCCCTCGTGCTCGCCGCCGCGGCGTGCGGCGAGTCGGCCACCTCGCCCAGCGCGAGCACCAGCGACTTTCTCGCGAACGCCCTGACGACGCTCTCGCCGGGCATGGATCAGCTCTCCACCAGCTTCGCGTCCGGCGCGACGCAGGCGGCGTGGATCCCCGGCCCGGGTGGCCCGGGGCGCAACGCCCTCGGCATCGGCAGCCTGCTCGGCGGCGGCCTCGGCGCCGATTACGTCGGCGAGGTGTTCTTCGCGTTCGGCGGCGGACCCGGCCACGGGCCGCACGGCGGGCCGTTCGGCGTCGCGGCGACGTGCACCGGCGGCACCTACAGCGCGACGACCGGCGTCGTCACCTGCCCGAGCGAGACGCGCAACGGCCTCACGATCGCGCGCACGATCCAGTTCAAGAACGCCGCCGGCTCGCCGCAGGCGGCGTACGACACCGCGACGACGAACTCCATCTCGGAGCACCGCACGGTGACCGGGACGACGACGTTCACCGCCGACTCCGGGCGCGGTCGCGACGGGCACGGACACGGCGGCCCGGGCTTCTTCGGTCTCGGCCGCGGGCCCGACTCCTCGCGCGTGACCATCACGAGCGCGTCGACGACGGTGAACGAGTCGAGTGACCGCGTGGTGTCCGGCCTCGCGACGGGCAGCACGCAGCGCACCGTGAACGCGACCGCCGCGGGTCGCGAGTCGACGACGGGCCAGAGCTCGGCCGGCGCGTTCACGTCGACGCGCGCCACCGGCGACACGACGCGCGGGCTCGTCATCCCCGTCGCGACGTCGACGAACACGCGTCCGTATCCGACGGCGGGCACGGTGATCCGCGCCATGTCGGCGACGGTGACGTTCACCGGCCAGGCCGCGCAGTCGACGACGCGCCGCGAGGTGATCACGTACGACGGCTCGGCGACGGCGAAGCTCACGATCACACAGGACGGCACGACGAAGAACTGCACGATCGCGCTGCCGCGCGGCCGCCCGTCGTGCAGCTGACGTGCAGTTGATGCGCTGCTGACGCGCATCGAGTCGCAGCACCGCACGTCGAGATCCGCTCGCGACGCGCGCCACCCGATGTCCTGGGCGGCGCGCGTTGCGCGTTTCAGCCGACGGGAGCGCAGAGGCCCGACGATCGGGACCGCGCCCCGCGCGGCTCGCGGCGACCGTCCGCCCGCGCAACGTGCTCTCGACCTGCGAGGTTCTCCGATGCGCCGCTCACGCACGATCATGCTCTCCGTCATCCTGCTCGCCGCCCAGGCGTGCGCCGATCACCCCGACACGACGGGGCCGGGCGCACGCACGCCCGCGGCCGCGAGTCTCGCAGCGGCGAAGGTGAAGCAGCAGCCGATCCAGATGTTCGACCGGTGCGACGCGCTGACGTTCAACACGCTCGGCGCCGGCACCTGCATTCGCCCCGAGCGCGGGGTGACGCTCCCCGACTTCATCGCCGAGATCCAGCGGACGGGCGCCGCGCAGGCGTGGCGCTTCGAGCCGGGCGAGGTGACGATCCCGCTCGGCACGACGCTGCTCGCCGTGAACCGCGGCGGCGAGGTGCACACGTTCACCGAGGTGGCACACTTCGGCGGCGGCCGCCTGCAGCTGCTGAACGACCTGTCCGGCAACCCGATTCCCGCGCCGGAGTGTCTCGCGCTGCCGGCGAGCGCGGACGTGCGGCCGGGCGGCAGCTTCCCCGATACGCCGGACGAGGTGGGGACGGAGCTGTATCAGTGCTGCATCCACCCGTGGATGCGCACCACCGTGCACATTCGCCCGCGCTCGTGAGCGCGCGCCCGTGAGCGCGGCACACCGTTAGGCACGCGCGCGTCTGGTGATGCCGGGCGCGCGCGATAAGTTCCGCCGCGATGCTCGCTCTCGGACTCGCCCTCGCGGCGCTCATCGGCCTGTCGCTCGGCCTCCTCGGCGGCGGCGGGTCGATCCTCACGGTCCCGGTGTTCGTCTACGTCCTCGGCTACGCGGCGAAGCCGGCGATCGCGATGAGCCTTCCGGTCGTCGGCACGACGAGCCTCGTCGGCGCCGTGCGCCACTGGCGCGAGGGGAACGTGAACCTGCGCGTCGCGCTGCTGTTCGGCGTGGTGGCGATGCTCGGCTCGTTCACCGGTGCGCGATTCGCCGCGCGCGTGCGGGGACCGCTCCAGCTGCTGCTGCTCGGCGCCGTGATGCTCGCCGCGGCGGCGTCGATGCTGCGCCGTCCGCGCGCGCTGCGCGACGCCGAAGCGGTCGACGCCGTGGATGGATCGGCGCACGTGCGTCCGCTCGTCTACGCCGTGGGGCTCGGCGTCGGCTTCCTCACGGGGCTCGTCGGCATCGGCGGCGGATTCCTCATCGTCCCCGCGCTCGTCGTGCTCGCGCACGTGCCGATGAAGCAGGCCGTGGGCACGTCGCTCGTCGTCATCGCCATGAACTCCGCGTCGGGCTACGCGGGCTACGCGGGGCGCGTGCACGTCCCATGGCCGCTCGTCGCCGCGTTCACCGCCGTGGCGATCGTCGGCATCGTGATCGGCACGCGCCTCGTGCGCCACATCCCCGCGCTCACGCTGCGCCGCGCGTTCGGCGTGTTTCTCGTGCTCCTCGGCGCGCTCGTCGTGTGGCAGAACCGCGGCGCGTTCGGGGGCTGACTTGGCGCACGCGGAGACGCGGAGAACGCGGAGAACACCTTTCGACCGCAGAGGGCCGCAGAGGGCCGCAGAGGACTCCCTCTTTGAATTGAACCACAGAGGACACTGAGGACACGGAGGAAAACCCTTCAAGAAAGGTGGTTTCTCTGCGTCCTCTGTGTCCTCTGTGGTAAGAAAGCAGTTGAAGCAGTTGCCGTTCTCTGCGGCCCTCTGCGGCCCTCTGCGGTTCGTTCACACCGCCAAGGCAGTTCCCCGGCGTTCTCCGCGGCTCCGCGTGAGACCGATCAGCCGACCTGCAGGTACGAGATCCCTCGCTCCTGCATGTGCCCGATGGCGATGTAGAGATCCGGCACGAGCACCACGTCCGGCAGCAGCCCGCCCGCGAGGTCCTGGCGGATCGCGGGCTCGGCGCCGAGTCCCGCGGCGGCGAGTCGGCGCGACGTGTTGATGATCGTGTTGTTGCACGCGAGGAACAGCACGCCGCGCTTCTGCAGCGCTTCGACCGTCTGTGCCGCGGTCACCGGCATGCGCGCGCCGCCGTTCGCCGCGGTGAACAGGTTGCGCGTCGAGGCGCTCTGGCTCTGCGGGTCGGCGATCGTGTACTGCTCGCCGAGCCGGTACTTCGACCACATCGCGTCGGAGAGCACGAGCGGCAGCGACGTGCCGTGGAAGCCGAGCACGAGGTTCACGTCGTGCGGCGACGCCGCGTAGTCGCGCTCGTACGCGTCGAGGAAGTTCGCCGCCTGCATCAGCGCGCGCCCGTTGTTGTGCGACGGGATGTCGAACACCGTGCGGTGCTTCGCCGTCAGTCCGCGCAGCCACGCCTCGTCGGCCATGGCGCGCGGCTGCGCACCGGCCGGGCGCGCGGCGAGCGCCGCGGCCGCGAGCGTGAGTCGTCCGAGAAAGCCACGGCGCGGAATTCCTTCGTCGACGTGTCGCATGTCTCCTCCCGGCCTGGGTCGCGTCGAAGAGACATTCTCCGGGGAGCGACGGCAAGCCCGCTCGCCGGCGCGCGTTCCCCCGTGTACTTTCGCCGCATGCCGCGCCACCTCGTCGCCGCGCTCGTCGTCGCGTCGCTCGCCGCCTGTCGGGCAGGCGAGCCCGGCGACGCGCCCGCGGCGAAGGGCGGCGCCGACCGGCCGGCCGCGACCGAGGTGCGGGCGGCGTCGTTCGATCCGGCGGCGTGGCGCGCCCCCGCCGACTCCGAGATCCCGACCGACTCGCTCGGCGCGTCGATCCGGCGCGGGCTCGCGCTGCTGCAGCACACGCCGGACAGCCTGCCGCACTACGCGCCGGGACGCATCGCGTGCCGCAACTGTCACCTGGACGGCGGACGGAACGTCGACGCGGCACCGCTCGCCGGCTCGCACGCGCGCTTCCCGAAGTACATGGAGCGCACCGGGGCGACGATCACGCTCGCCGACCGCGTGAACTACTGCTTCACGCGGTCGCTCGCCGGGCGGCGGCTGCCGGTGGAGAGCCGCGAGATGAGCGACATCCTCGCGTACCTCGCGTTCATCTCGCGCGGCGTGCCGGTCGGCGCGAAGCTGCCCGGCGCCGGCGGCCTGGTGGCGATGAAGGACACGCTCGTCGGCGACACGCTGCGCGGCGCGTCCGTCTTCCGCGGCAAGTGCGCCGCGTGCCACGGCGCCGACGGGGCGGGCAACCCCGCGATCCCGCCCGGCGTGCCGGCGCTGTGGGGCGCCAAGTCGTACAGCGTCGGGGCGTCGATGGCGCGCGAGGAGCGCGCGGCGACGTTCATCTGGCACAACATGCCGTTCGGCGCGGGCAAGACGCTCACGCCCCAGGAAGCGTTCGACGTGGCGGCGTACGTGAACGCGCACGCGCGCCCCGACTCGCCGGGGAAGGAGCTCGACTGGCCCGCCGGCGGCGCGCCTAACGACGTGCCGTACGACACGAAGTCGGGCCACAAGGCCCACCGTCCCCCGCCCGTCCTGCCGCGCACGAACGCCGACGGCGCCATCGTGCCCCGTCCGCCGCGCGCGGCGACGCTCTGACCCCCCTCCGCACAGTCTCCGATGCCTGACCAGGACGGATCCCCTCCGCCCCTCTCCCGACGCGCGCTCCTCGGCGGCGCCGCCGCCGCCGCCGGCGGCGCGGTGCTCGGCGCATGGACGCAGCCGCCTAACGCGCCTAACGCAGCCACCGCGCAGCCCAACGCGAAGGCCGGCGCGGTGTCGGAGGCGGCGCGCGCCGCGCAGCCGAGCGAGCCGGCGCCGAACGCCGGGCCGCCCGGACCGCCGCAGGCGCCGCCCGATCCCACGAAGGTGCCCGGCCCGCCGTCGGAGGCGCTGGGACCGCGCTCGCCGTTCGAGACGCCCGCGCTCGCGCCGACCGGCGTGACGACCGGCGCGGCGAACACGCCGCTGCAGGCGCTCGCCGGCACCATCACGCCGTCGGACCTCCACTTCCAGCGCCACCACGCCGGCGTCGCCATCATCGACCCGGCGCGATGGGAGCTGCTCGTGCACGGCCTCGTCGACCGCCCGACCATGTTCACGCTCGCGGACCTCAAGCGCCTGCCGAGCGTGACGCGCACCTGCTTCGTGGAGTGCTCGGGGAACGGCCGCGCCGCGTACCGCACGCCGAAGCGCGAGATGACGCCGCAGGACGTCGACGGCATGTCGAGCAACAGCGAGTGGACGGGCGTCCCGGCGTCGGTGCTGCTGCGCGAGGTGGGCGTGCAGCGCGGGGCGTCGTGGGTGCTCGCCGAGGGCGGCGACGCGTCCATGCTCACGCGCTCGGTGCCGATGGCGAAGCTGCTCGACGACGCGATCGTCGCCTACGCGCAGAACGGCGAAGCGCTGCGCGCGGCGAACGGCTACCCGGTGCGGCTCCTGCTCCCGGGGTTCGAGGGCAACATGTGCATCAAGTGGCTGCGGCGCCTCGAGGTGAAGACGGTGCCGAGCATGACGCGCAACGAGACCGCGAAGTACACCGACCCGCTGCCTAACGGCACGTCGCGGCAGTTCAGCTTCGAGATGGACGCGAAGTCGATCATCACGTCGCCGGCGTATCCCGAGCGGCTCGCGGGCCCCGGCTGGTGGCAGATCACGGGGCTCGCCTGGTCGGGGCGCGGACGCATCACGCGGGTCGAGGTGAGCACCGACGGCGGCCGCTCGTGGGCCGCCGCCGAGCTGCAGGGGCCCGTGCTGCCGAAGGCGTACACGCGCTTCAGCCACATGTGGCGATGGGACGGGCGCGCCACGCGCCTCATGAGCCGCGCCGTCGACGAGACGGGCTACACGCAGCCCACGCTCGCCGAGTTCCGGCGCGTGCGCGGGCCCGGCACCGACTACCACTACAACCACATCCGGGCGTGGGACGTGACGGCCGACGGACACGTGTTCTACGGGGTGAGCTGATGCGCGCCCGCATCGTTAGGCACCTCGCCGCGCTCGCGGCGGTCGCACCGGTGGCGTGCGCGCGCGACGCCTCGCCCGCGGCCGAGCGCTACGGCGTGGGACGCGCGGCGACGGCGCAGGAAGTCGCCGCGTGGGACATCGACGTCGACACCACGGGCCACGGGCTGCCCGCGGGGCGCGGCACCGCGGCCGAGGGCGCGCAGGTGTACGCGGCGAAGTGCGCGAGCTGCCACGGCGCGAAGGGCGAGGGGCAGGGCGCCTTCCCGAAGCTCGTGCAGCCGGCGGCGCTCGACCCGGTGACGCGCGACTCGTTCCCGTTCGATCGCGACTTCAAGATCGCGAAGACGGTGGGCAACTACTGGCCGTACGCGACGACGCTCTACGACTACGTGCGCCACGCGATGCCGTACACGCAGCCCGGATCGCTGACCCCCGACGAGACGTACGCCGTGGTCGCGTATCTCCTGGCGGAGAACCACGTGATCCCCGGCGACGCCGTGATGGACGCGCGCTCGCTGCCCCGCGTGGTGATGCCCGCGCGCCGACACTTCGTCCCCGACGACCGGAAGGGGGCGACGGTGCGCTGACCGACGGCCGCGCGACGCGTCACCGGCGCGACGCTTGCGCAACGGGCGAGCGGCGTCGTGGTTCGCGGAGCAGTCGTCGGAGGTCGGCGAGATGGCGCGGAACGGTGGTCTGCCCGGCCACGTGGAGCGTGCGTCCGGCTCGGTGGTGCGGGTGCTCCGGTCTCCCGCGCTCGGAGCGCGCGCGCGGGCCCTCGTCGTGCCGCGCGCGGCGCCCTCGCCGCCGCGGCGGCGTCGGCTCGCGCCGTGGCTGTGGGTGCTCGTGACGCCGCTGGTCGTGCTGCTTCCCGCCGCCTCGTCCGACGAGGACGTGCCCTCGGGGCAGGTAGCCGGGGCCCCGATCGCCGTAGCGTCGGGGGGCGAGGTCGCGCTGGACGCGGTGGCGCTGGACGCGGTGGCGGCGAACCGCTTCGCCGACTGGGAGGCACGGCAGCGCGACGGCGCGGTCGATGGGCTGGCGCGGCGCGAGTCGGTGGCCGAGGGGATCCGCCTGCTCGCCGCGGCGCTCGAGGAGGCGACCGCGGGGCGGGGCGAGCGGTTGCGGGAGACGCTCGATCTCATGCGGTGGCACGGCGAGCAGCTCCTCGTCCCGGCCGGCGACGCCGCGACGGCCGACTACGCCGATGCCGGGCACGCGCACGCCGCGTTTGCCCACGCCGCGCGCCTGCTCGCCGCGGTTCCCGACGGGCCCGGAGGCGTCGCGGGGGAGCTCGGTCGGTCGGCGGACGCGGTCGGGCCGCTGCCCCTCGGTCAGCAGGCCGGCGCCGTGCGCGCGTTCTTCCACCGCGCGGCGACGGTGCTCGCGGCATCGCAGGCGCCGTGACGCGACCGCCGGGATAGCGAGCGCGAGGGTGTACGGCGATTTCTGCCGTACGTGCACGGAACGGATGTCACGATCGCGTAATGGCCCATCTTGGAGCGTTCCACGATTCAGACGTTCTGCGTTTCGGGCACACGGAAGATTGACGGACCCGGTGCGGCGGCGTACATTCGCGAAGCAGCCGGCATTCGGTCCGCCGCGTCACCACGGCTCCCCGACCATGCTCCGCACCCGTCGCTTCGTAAATCAGCCGCTTCCGACCCGTGCCTCCCTTCTCGGAGTCGCGCGTGACCGGACGCGGATGCGAATGCGCTGAGTGAGACACCGCTCTGCAATCGCGCCCCCGCTCCGGTCCGGATGCGGGGGCGTCGTCGTGTGGGGTGTCGGAGGTTCGGGGGGCTCGCGCAGGAGGGAGGAAACGCTGATGGGGAGTTCCGAGAGTCCGAGGCACGTCCGCCGTGAGACGGAGGAGCGCTGAATGCGGAAGATCAACACTCGCAACTTCCACCGGGCCAGCCGCTCGACCTCGCGCGAGGTCAACCGCCAGATCGTGCTGAACCTGATCCGCGAGCAGCAGCCGATCTCGCGGGCGGATCTCGCGCGGCGCATGGAGGTCGCGCGTTCCGCGCTGACGCTCATCGTACGCGAGCTCGTCGCGTCGGGCTCGATCTACGAGAGCGTGGACGACTCGGGCACGCACGGGCTCGGGCGACGCCCGACGCTCCTGCGCGTGCGCACGAACGCGCAGCTCGCCATCGCGGTCGACGTCCGCTCGACGGACACGACGATCGCGCTCGCCGACTTCTCCGGGCAGGTGCTCGCGCGCGACACGTTCGCGACGCCCGACACCCCCGAGGCGCTCATCGACGAGCTGGCCGAGCGCATCCCGGTGCTGCACCCGCCGCCGGCCGGCGGCCTCGGCGCCGGCCACGGCGAGCGGCGCGGCGTGGCGATCGTCGTGCCGGGGATGGTCGACGGACGCACCGGCCGCGTGCTGTACGCGCCGCGGCTGCGCTGGCGTGACGTGGATCTCTGCGCGCCGCTCTCCCGACGGCTCGGATTGCCGGTGTACCTCGAGAACGCCCCGATCGCGTGCGCGCTGGCGCGACTCTGGCTCGCACCGGAGGAGACGGCAGCCGTGCGCAACTTCGCGTATGTCAGCATCTCCGAGGGGGTCGGCGTGGGGCTCGTGGCGAACGGGGAGGCATTGCGGGGCGAGGCGCACACCGCCGGCGAGTTCGGTCACGTGCTGCTCGATCCACACGGCCCGACGTGCGTGTGCGGCAAGCGCGGGTGCTGGGAGTCGTTCACGTGCAACGCGATGACGGTGGAGCGGTACGTGGAGCGCGTGATGCACCGACGGGCCCGCCGCGCCGCCGGCGAGCGGTGGAGCGACGCGACGCTGAGCGCCGATGCGTACGCCCGCCCCACGACGGTCGAGGAGATCGTCGGGCGCGCGGGGCGTGGGGAGGAGGAGGCGATCTGGGCGCTGGCCGAGACCGGCTGGTACATCGGGCGCGGGCTCGCGTCCGTCGTGAGCGCGTTCAACCCGGGGCGCATCTACGTCGGCGGCGAGATCACGGCGGGCTGGGCCTTCATCGAGGGCCCGCTGCGCCAGGCGCTGACCGAGGGGACGCTCACCGAGGCGGCGCGCCTCACGCCGGTCCTGCCGGACCGCCGCCCGGCCGAATACCGACTGTTGGGCGCGGTCGCCCTGGTCGCGGCGCCGACGTTCGCCGCACCGCCCGTCGCCTGAGCTCGAGCCTCATTCCCGGAGTAGAGATGTCCGCACGAAATCCGACCGTCCCCGACGCCGCCGTGCTCGCGTTCCTCGACGGATGGCGCGAGCTGCAGCACGGCGACATCACCGCGGGCGGCTCCCTCGTCGTGCGCTACGAGCCGTCGCGCTTCCGGGCGTCGGCGAAGGAGATCGTCGGCTACGCGCGCTTCCTTCCCGGTGGCCAGATCCGGCACGCGACACTGCGCGAGCGGCGGGCGCCGCGCACCACGGCGGTCGCCGCCGAGATCGCGGTGCCGCCGGAGACGGATCAGGTGGAGCTGTGGTTCCAGTGCGTCGACGCGGACGGCGAGACGGTCTGGGACAGTCGGTTCGGCGAGAACTACCGCTTCGAGGTCGTGCGTCCGCGGCCGCGTCCGACGGACTCGCTGCACGCGCGCGCCGGCGCGACGGTCGACGCGGCGCTCATCACGGTGGCCGAGGACGCGGCGGTGAAGGAGAACGCGTTCGAGAGCCGTCCCGGCTACCCGTCGAACTCGACGAGCCTGCAGACGAGCCTCCACGTCGCGGCGCGCGTGCGTCGTCCGGTGGACCCGGACGGCGTGTGGGTGGACGTGCACTTCTTCGACGCCCAGGCGACGCTGATCCACGGCGACACGCTGCCGCTGCGCCGCGCCGGCCCGTCGGACGCGGATCACGACCTCTTCGTGCTCGACGGGGTGCTCTACCAGGGCTCCGTCGCCACGCCCGGCTCGGTGACGCCGCGCCCCGACGTGCGCAGCGTGCAGTATCGGCTCTACTGCCAGGTCGGCGACCGCATCGTCACCGACGGCGTGCTGCATCGGTGCTTCCTGGCGACCGACGCAGTCAGCGGCTGATCGGATCTCACGCGGAGGTCGGCGAGGACTGCGGCTCGGCCGCTTCGAATTGAACCGCAGAGGACGCGGAGGGCCGCAGAGGACTGCCTCTTCCTGCCTTTCTTGATATTGAACCACAGAGGACACGGAGGACACAGAGGAAACCAACAATCGAAGTGGTTCTCCTCCGTGTCCTCCGTGTCCTCTGTGGTTCAAATCAAG
This DNA window, taken from Gemmatirosa kalamazoonensis, encodes the following:
- a CDS encoding cupredoxin domain-containing protein, whose amino-acid sequence is MRRSRTIMLSVILLAAQACADHPDTTGPGARTPAAASLAAAKVKQQPIQMFDRCDALTFNTLGAGTCIRPERGVTLPDFIAEIQRTGAAQAWRFEPGEVTIPLGTTLLAVNRGGEVHTFTEVAHFGGGRLQLLNDLSGNPIPAPECLALPASADVRPGGSFPDTPDEVGTELYQCCIHPWMRTTVHIRPRS
- a CDS encoding c-type cytochrome, whose protein sequence is MRARIVRHLAALAAVAPVACARDASPAAERYGVGRAATAQEVAAWDIDVDTTGHGLPAGRGTAAEGAQVYAAKCASCHGAKGEGQGAFPKLVQPAALDPVTRDSFPFDRDFKIAKTVGNYWPYATTLYDYVRHAMPYTQPGSLTPDETYAVVAYLLAENHVIPGDAVMDARSLPRVVMPARRHFVPDDRKGATVR
- a CDS encoding c-type cytochrome, whose product is MPRHLVAALVVASLAACRAGEPGDAPAAKGGADRPAATEVRAASFDPAAWRAPADSEIPTDSLGASIRRGLALLQHTPDSLPHYAPGRIACRNCHLDGGRNVDAAPLAGSHARFPKYMERTGATITLADRVNYCFTRSLAGRRLPVESREMSDILAYLAFISRGVPVGAKLPGAGGLVAMKDTLVGDTLRGASVFRGKCAACHGADGAGNPAIPPGVPALWGAKSYSVGASMAREERAATFIWHNMPFGAGKTLTPQEAFDVAAYVNAHARPDSPGKELDWPAGGAPNDVPYDTKSGHKAHRPPPVLPRTNADGAIVPRPPRAATL
- the soxC gene encoding sulfite dehydrogenase, which gives rise to MPDQDGSPPPLSRRALLGGAAAAAGGAVLGAWTQPPNAPNAATAQPNAKAGAVSEAARAAQPSEPAPNAGPPGPPQAPPDPTKVPGPPSEALGPRSPFETPALAPTGVTTGAANTPLQALAGTITPSDLHFQRHHAGVAIIDPARWELLVHGLVDRPTMFTLADLKRLPSVTRTCFVECSGNGRAAYRTPKREMTPQDVDGMSSNSEWTGVPASVLLREVGVQRGASWVLAEGGDASMLTRSVPMAKLLDDAIVAYAQNGEALRAANGYPVRLLLPGFEGNMCIKWLRRLEVKTVPSMTRNETAKYTDPLPNGTSRQFSFEMDAKSIITSPAYPERLAGPGWWQITGLAWSGRGRITRVEVSTDGGRSWAAAELQGPVLPKAYTRFSHMWRWDGRATRLMSRAVDETGYTQPTLAEFRRVRGPGTDYHYNHIRAWDVTADGHVFYGVS
- a CDS encoding DUF6209 family protein, with translation MSARNPTVPDAAVLAFLDGWRELQHGDITAGGSLVVRYEPSRFRASAKEIVGYARFLPGGQIRHATLRERRAPRTTAVAAEIAVPPETDQVELWFQCVDADGETVWDSRFGENYRFEVVRPRPRPTDSLHARAGATVDAALITVAEDAAVKENAFESRPGYPSNSTSLQTSLHVAARVRRPVDPDGVWVDVHFFDAQATLIHGDTLPLRRAGPSDADHDLFVLDGVLYQGSVATPGSVTPRPDVRSVQYRLYCQVGDRIVTDGVLHRCFLATDAVSG
- a CDS encoding sulfite exporter TauE/SafE family protein, whose amino-acid sequence is MLALGLALAALIGLSLGLLGGGGSILTVPVFVYVLGYAAKPAIAMSLPVVGTTSLVGAVRHWREGNVNLRVALLFGVVAMLGSFTGARFAARVRGPLQLLLLGAVMLAAAASMLRRPRALRDAEAVDAVDGSAHVRPLVYAVGLGVGFLTGLVGIGGGFLIVPALVVLAHVPMKQAVGTSLVVIAMNSASGYAGYAGRVHVPWPLVAAFTAVAIVGIVIGTRLVRHIPALTLRRAFGVFLVLLGALVVWQNRGAFGG
- a CDS encoding RNA polymerase sigma-70 factor; the encoded protein is MTDDRATATRGEAERALFARLATGDEEAFDAIFRAWYPPLVRIAEGIVRERAVAEEVVQDVLLEVWRRRESLGKEESPRAYLIRAARNRALNHVRHLRVQQKSAPYIGGRDADAPEGMSRLVEAELDSAVRDAVAGLPPRCREVFELSRVHGLSYAEIARSLEISVKTVEAQMGKALRVLRERLAPWLPGGDRASARDG
- a CDS encoding ROK family transcriptional regulator → MRKINTRNFHRASRSTSREVNRQIVLNLIREQQPISRADLARRMEVARSALTLIVRELVASGSIYESVDDSGTHGLGRRPTLLRVRTNAQLAIAVDVRSTDTTIALADFSGQVLARDTFATPDTPEALIDELAERIPVLHPPPAGGLGAGHGERRGVAIVVPGMVDGRTGRVLYAPRLRWRDVDLCAPLSRRLGLPVYLENAPIACALARLWLAPEETAAVRNFAYVSISEGVGVGLVANGEALRGEAHTAGEFGHVLLDPHGPTCVCGKRGCWESFTCNAMTVERYVERVMHRRARRAAGERWSDATLSADAYARPTTVEEIVGRAGRGEEEAIWALAETGWYIGRGLASVVSAFNPGRIYVGGEITAGWAFIEGPLRQALTEGTLTEAARLTPVLPDRRPAEYRLLGAVALVAAPTFAAPPVA
- a CDS encoding FecR family protein produces the protein MDHQPGADLPPDESNEPGDPGWEAIARDLAGEADPASASTARTWRGEHPDDAAAVDALDRTLDRLAFAAPPDLDVEAALRRVKARRAEEATRTPADVFPLRPRPRAWPVAARAAAALLLVAGGVAGWRALRGRAATEDVAGRTFATAVGVRDSLRLPDGSRVLLGPGSTLDVASDFGAARREVRLRGEAYFTVRHDARAPFVVRTGAASVHDVGTAFVVRDGSDGRVTVAVTDGVVMLRAATADTAGVLVRAHARGVVVPGRSPVVATDVVTEQDLSWTRGQLAFRDTPFPEVAAELRRWYGVELRPADPSLAASLAERHLTAAFHGEPADEVLRVVALALGASIERRGDTAFVRP